One Desulfovibrio fairfieldensis genomic window carries:
- a CDS encoding methyl-accepting chemotaxis protein, translated as MKLSSKISLGMGVLTILAGILACYLLVQMDEINENVTELADQKMPILDLIGKLNGDVPQQRIVEIRHIYSTDNAVMAAEEKTLEKWREIVNDEMEELDKAIYVPNARAIFNRLKAARGAYREVSARLLDLSRQNHTEQAVVLLNDESRQKFDAFSAILKELSDVTLANARQTSKDGDEKYESSRAIGIILTLAAIFIALALTWLIVRNTVRQLGKDPGELNAIAHRVVDGDYNVDDGGKKMGVYGSIVEMVNALKTNIENAQRESENAKEQSRKAQEAMEQAEAASTEAQSKTEAMLVAADKLEQVGSVVSSASTELSAQIEQSDRGAAESAQRLSEAATAMNEMNATVQEVAKNAGSASAASAETREKAEAGAQVVEKAVRSIDQVHQMSLELKDDMTQLNEHAQDITRIMGVISDIADQTNLLALNAAIEAARAGEAGRGFAVVADEVRKLAEKTMASTNDVGNAIKAIQESTAKSMTGVDNAVERIGEATELANQSGQALQEIVATVEATGDQVNAIATASEEQSAASEEINQSIVQVNDMSRQTAEAMAEAAKAVSDLAAQAQGLTNLIQELKEA; from the coding sequence ATGAAGCTGTCCAGTAAAATTTCTTTGGGCATGGGGGTGCTGACGATACTGGCGGGCATCCTGGCCTGCTACCTTCTGGTGCAGATGGACGAGATCAATGAAAACGTCACGGAACTGGCTGACCAAAAGATGCCCATTCTCGACCTGATAGGCAAACTCAACGGCGACGTGCCCCAGCAACGCATTGTGGAAATCCGTCATATTTACAGCACGGACAATGCCGTAATGGCCGCGGAGGAAAAAACCCTCGAAAAATGGCGGGAAATAGTCAACGATGAAATGGAAGAACTCGACAAGGCCATCTATGTGCCAAACGCCCGCGCAATTTTCAACCGCCTGAAAGCCGCGCGTGGAGCCTATCGTGAAGTCTCCGCACGCCTGCTTGACCTTTCGCGTCAAAACCATACCGAACAGGCCGTGGTCCTGCTCAATGACGAGTCACGCCAAAAATTTGATGCCTTCAGCGCGATTCTCAAGGAACTGTCGGACGTCACCCTGGCCAATGCACGGCAGACCAGCAAGGACGGCGACGAGAAGTACGAGAGCTCCCGGGCCATCGGCATCATCCTGACCCTGGCCGCCATATTTATCGCCCTTGCGCTGACCTGGCTGATCGTGCGCAACACCGTGCGCCAACTCGGCAAGGACCCCGGCGAGCTGAACGCCATCGCCCACCGCGTGGTGGACGGCGACTACAACGTGGACGACGGCGGCAAAAAGATGGGCGTCTATGGTTCCATTGTGGAAATGGTCAACGCCCTGAAAACCAACATTGAAAACGCCCAACGCGAGTCGGAAAACGCCAAAGAACAGTCCCGCAAAGCCCAGGAGGCCATGGAACAGGCCGAAGCGGCGAGCACGGAAGCGCAAAGCAAGACCGAGGCCATGCTGGTGGCCGCCGACAAGCTGGAGCAGGTGGGCAGTGTGGTCTCCTCCGCCTCCACCGAACTTTCCGCCCAGATCGAGCAGTCCGACCGGGGCGCGGCCGAGTCCGCCCAGCGCCTCTCCGAGGCGGCCACGGCCATGAATGAAATGAACGCCACAGTCCAGGAAGTGGCCAAGAACGCCGGTTCCGCTTCGGCCGCCTCCGCCGAAACCAGGGAAAAAGCCGAAGCCGGGGCCCAGGTGGTGGAAAAGGCCGTGCGCAGCATTGACCAGGTCCACCAGATGTCCCTGGAGCTCAAGGACGACATGACCCAGCTCAACGAGCACGCCCAGGACATCACCCGGATCATGGGCGTGATCTCGGACATCGCGGACCAGACCAACCTCCTGGCCCTCAACGCCGCCATTGAGGCCGCCCGCGCGGGCGAGGCCGGGCGGGGCTTTGCCGTGGTGGCCGACGAGGTGCGCAAACTGGCTGAAAAAACCATGGCCTCCACCAATGACGTGGGCAACGCCATCAAGGCCATCCAGGAAAGCACGGCCAAGAGCATGACCGGCGTGGACAATGCCGTGGAGCGCATCGGTGAAGCCACGGAACTGGCCAACCAGTCCGGTCAGGCTTTGCAGGAAATCGTGGCCACTGTGGAAGCCACCGGCGACCAGGTCAACGCCATCGCCACGGCCAGCGAGGAACAGTCCGCCGCCAGCGAGGAGATCAACCAGTCCATCGTCCAGGTCAACGACATGTCCCGCCAGACCGCCGAGGCCATGGCAGAGGCCGCCAAGGCCGTGTCCGACCTGGCCGCCCAGGCCCAAGGGCTCACCAATCTGATCCAGGAATTGAAAGAAGCGTAA